AATTACACCCCGGTCCGGCGACCAGGTTTCTGTTCGCTGGTGACCTTGCCGGAAAGCTGCCTCGAACCGCCTTCTGTTCCCCGCTGAGCTATCTGAAGCCGAACAACACAAAGGCAACGAAAGCGATGATCTGGCAACTTGCGGGTCGGTTGGTAGTTGGCCGATTACGGGCTTCCGCTTCGTCTGCCGAGACCGGCGTCAACTGCGAAACGAAGGTCTGAGCTCGAAACATCGTGACGGTTGGTTCAGTTCCCTATACGGGCAGAGGTTCTGTGCGTAGGTTTGAGTTGTAGCCAGCATCAGCCGTCATAGCAGTCCGGGGTCAGTCCGATGACGACTGAAGCCTTGCGCGCAGCTAAGGAGCCGGGGCGATCCGCAGCGGACTGATCCTTCGCTTGAGGGAGCGTCATGACAAGCAATAGTTTCGGTGCCCGCGGCCAGCTGAGCGTGGACGGCAAAACCTACGAGATTCACCGGATCGACCGGATCGAAGGGGCCAACCGCCTGCCCTACAGCCTCAAGATCCTCCTGGAGAATCTGCTGCGGAACGAGGATGGACATCTGGTCACGGCCGACCACATCACGGCCCTCGCCGGATGGGACGCCAAGTCCGAAGCCAACTCCGAGATCCAGTACACCCCGGCGCGGGTGCTCATGCAGGATTTCACCGGCGTCCCGTGCGTAGTGGATCTGGTGGCCATGCGCGACGCGATGACCGAACTCGGCGGCGATCCACGAAAGATCAATCCGCTGATTCCAGCTGAACTCGTGATCGACCACTCGGTGATCGCCGACGTGTTTGCGCGCCCGGATGCCTTCGGAGTGAATGCCGAACTCGAATTCGAACGCAACCAGGAGCGCTACCAACTGCTCCGCTGGGGACAGCAGTCCTTCGACGACTTCCTCGTTGTTCCGCCGGACACCGGCATCTGCCACCAGGTGAACCTCGAATACTTGGCGCGGGTGGTCTTCACCCGTGAGGGGCCCCGCGGACTCCAGGCGTACCCGGATACGTTGGTAGGAACGGACTCTCATACCCCGATGGTCAACGGTCTCGGTGTGCTCGGCTGGGGCGTCGGCGGGATCGAAGCCGAGGCAGCCATGCTGGGCCAGCCCATGAGCATGTTGATCCCCCAGGTGGTGGGGCTCAAACTCTCCGGCGACCTCCCCGAGGGAACCACCGCCACCGACCTGGTGCTCACCGTTGCCGAACTATTGCGGAAGGTCCGCGTCGTCGGCAAGTTCGTCGACTTCTTCGGCCCCGGCGTCGGCAATGTCCCGTTGGCTACTCGGGCCACCCTGGGCAACATGAGCCCGGAGTACGGCTCGACTGCATCCATCTTCCCGATCGACGACGAAACTCTGAACTACCTGCGACTGACCGGCCGCGAGGAACACCAGATTCAGCTGGTCGAGGCGTATGCCCGCGAACAAGGCCTGTGGCACGATCCCGACCACGTACCCGAATACAGCCAGATAGTGGAGTTGGACTTGTCCACGGTCACCCCGTCGATCGCCGGCCCGAAAAGGCCCCAGGACCGTATCCCCCTGGCCGCGGCGTCCCAAATCATTCACCGCCTACTGGCCGGCCTGTCGCAAGACGACGCCGTTGCCGGCGGACTCGACTCCGCCGGGGAAGAATCCTTTCCCGCCAGTGACCCGGTGGCCATCAGCACTCGCATTCCCCGCGACGATCCACCGCGAATCCACGACCACGACGAGGATCCCGATCTCGACGACTGGCCGTCGAACCCGGCCGAGTTGATCGTCGGCGGACAACAGGCCAGCATCGACAACGGCGCCGTGGTCATCGCCGCCATCACCTCCTGTACCAACACCTCCAATCCCTCGGTGATGATCGGAGCGGCACTGCTGGCCAAGAACGCCGTCGAACGCGGGCTCGCGAGTAAGCCGTGGGTGAAGACCACCTTGGCTCCCGGGTCCCGCGTCGTCACCGACTACTACGAACGTTCTGGACTGACTCCGTATTTGGAGAAACTAGGTTTCAATCTGGTCGGCTATGGCTGCACTACCTGCATCGGCAACTCGGGGCCACTGATCCCAGAAGTCAGCAGTGCGGTCGCGCAGAACGATCTCACGGTGGCTTCGGTCCTATCGGGCAACCGTAACTTCGAGGGCCGCATCCATGCCGAGGTCCAGATGAACTTCCTGGCCTCACCGCCCTTGGTCATTGCCTATGCACTCGCCGGAACCATGCATACCGACATGGTCAATGACCCGCTCGGGCACGACCCCCAGGGGCAGCCGGTCTTCCTGCGCGACATTTGGCCGACAACCGCCGAAATCAAGAAAGTGGTCGACGCGAGCCTCGAAGCGTCGATGTTCACCAAGGGATACGCCGACGTCTACCACGGCGACGAAAACTGGCGCGGCATGTCCATCCCCGACGGGGATCAGTTCGCGTGGCAATCAGAGTCCACCTATATTCAGCGTCCGCCGTACTTCGACGACATGCCGGTCGATCCCGCGCCACTGACGGACATCAAGGACGCACGGGTGCTCGCCTACCTCGGGGACTCGGTGACCACCGACCACATCTCCCCGGCCGGCGTCATCAAGTCCGATTCCCCTGCCGGCCAATACCTTCAAGGATTGGGCGTCGCCCCGGCCGACTTCAACTCCTACGGTTCGCGCCGCGGCAACCACAACGTCATGATCCGCGGCACCTTCGCCAACGTCCGGCTACGCAACAAACTCGTCCCCGGGGTCGAAGGCGGCGTCACCCGCCATCTGCCCGACGGTGAACGCCACAGCATTTTCGACGCGGCTTCCGCCTACGCCGCCGAAGGAGTACCGCTGATTGTGCTGGCGGGATCCGATTACGGCTCAGGCTCCTCCCGCGACTGGGCCGCGAAGGGGACCACGCTGCTAGGCGTCAAGGCTGTCCTGGCCGTCTCCTACGAGCGGATTCACCGATCCAACCTCATCGGTATGGGCGTGCTGCCGCTCCAGTTCCTCGACGGAGAAAGCGCAGAATCTCATGGGCTGACCGGCGAGGAAAGCTATTCGATTGTTGGCATCGCGGGGGCTGATCCGCTCCCGCGGGAGGTCACCGTCAGCGTCGACGACGGCGAACACAGCCGAAAAATTTCCGCGCTGGTGCGCATCGATACACCCGCAGAGGAGGCCTACTTCATCCACGGCGGCATCCTGCCTTACGTTCTGCGTCAGCTGCTTTCGTCATGATCGCGCACGGCCTGGAACAGGGACGCACCCCAACTGTGCGCTCCTCCGTCGTTCTGCATGCGGCCATGGCCGTCGGCGGGCTGATCATGGTGCTCTTCCTGATTGCCCACATGTACGGCAACCTGAAGGTCTTCGCCGGTCAAGAAGCCTTCGACGGATATTCGGCGTATCTGCGCACGATCCTCGAACCCCTGCTGCCGTACTCGGGAGCCCTGTGGATCCTCCGAGTGATCCTGTTGATCAGCGTCGGTATCCATATTTACGCGGCATTCGTACTGTGGCACCGATCCCGCAAGGCCACGGCCGGGGGCGGCGGGTGGAGATACGAGAGCACGCAGAACAGGCGGGGCGTACAGCGCACGTACGCCTCGTTCACCATGCGGTGGGGCGGGGTGACGATCGGACTCTTCATCGTCTACCACCTGTTGCACCTGACCGCGAACTACATCCATCCCGGCGGCGCATCGGAAAGCCCCTATGAGCGTATGGTCAATGGCTTTTCGATCTGGTGGGTGGTGCTTTCCTACGTCATTGCCCTCGTTGCGCTGGGTTTCCATCTGCGGCATGGCATTTGGAGTGCTTTTTCCTCGCTGGGCGCCAATACCGGCGCCAGTAGGCGTCGCCACCTCAATCAGCTGGCGTATCTGATCACCGTCGTAGTCATCGGTGGGTTCTTGGTGCCGCCGCTGTGCATTCTGTTCGGATGGGTGGGGCCGTGAACGAATATTTTGTCGAAGGTGACGCGCTACGGGACACCAAGTCTCCGGACGGTCCGCTCGCAGAACGCTGGAACAAACGCCGTTTCGAAGCCAAGCTGGTCAGCCCCACCAACCGACGCAAACTTTCCGTACTGATCATCGGAACAGGGTTGGCCGGAGGATCGGCGGCGGCCACCCTCGGCGAGGCCGGCTACAACGTCAAGGTCTTCTGCTATCAGGACAGTGCACGTCGGGCCCACAGCATCGCTGCCCAGGGCGGAATCAACGCCGCAAAGGACTACCGCAACGACGGCGACAGTGTCCAAAGACTGTTCTACGACACCGTCAAGGGCGGAGACTATCGCTCGCGCGAATCCAACGTCTACCGGCTCGCTCAGGTCAGTGCGGCAATCATCGATCAGGCTGTCGCCCAGGGAGTTCCGTTTGCCCGAGAGTACGGCGGATTGTTGGACACCCGTTCCTTCGGAGGCGTGCAGGTATCCCGGACGTTCTATGCGCGCGGACAGACCGGCCAACAACTGCTGCTGGGCGCCTACCAGGCGTTGGAGCGTCAAATCGGCGCAGGGACAGTGGAACTGAACACCCGGCACGAGATGCTGGACCTCATCGTCATCGACGGCAAGGCTCGCGGCGTCGTGGTGCGCGACATGGTTTCCGGGGAGTTCGAGACGCATCTCGCAGACGCCGTCGTGCTGGCCAGCGGCGGCTACGGCAACGTCTACTACCTCTCCACCAACGCGATGGGCTGCAACGTCACCGCCAGCTGGCGTGCTCACCGCAGGGGAGCCTATTTTGCGAACCCCTGTTACACGCAAATCCATCCCACCTGCATCCCCGTCAGTGGCGAACATCAGTCCAAGCTCACCCTGATGAGCGAATCTCTGCGGAACGACGGGCGCATCTGGGTGCCGGCCGCGGCCGGAGACGAACGGGCGCCGGCGGACATTCCCGAGTCGGAACGGGATTACTACCTGGAGCGGGCCTATCCGGCGTTCGGCAACCTCGTGCCACGCGACGTGGCATCGAGAGCCGCCAAAAACCAATGCGATCAAGGGCGGGGTGTGGGTCCCAACGGACTCGGGGTCTACCTCGATTTAGCGGACGCCATCGAGCGCCTGGGCAAACCTGCCATCGAGGAAAAATACGGAAACCTCTTCGACATGTACTTCAAGATCACCGACGAGGACCCGTACAAGGTGCCGATGCGCATCTATCCGGCTATCCACTACACGATGGGTGGACTGTGGGTGGATTACGACCTGCAGAGCTCGATCCCCGGGCTCTTCGTCATCGGAGAGGCGAACTTCTCCGACCACGGCGCCAACCGTTTGGGGGCCAGCGCCCTGATGCAGGGCCTGGCCGACGGCTATTTCGTCCTCCCCGGCACCATCAACGATTACCTCGCCCGCAATCCGCTACCCAAAGATGTGGATGCCTCGCATCCTTCCGTCGTCGAGGCAGTCCAAGCGGTTCGCGAGCGCACGGCGAGGTTGCTCGCCGTCAAGGGAACCCGGTCCGTCGATTCCTTTCATCGCGAACTCGGCGGCATCGTGTGGGAGTACTGCGGCATGGAACGCGATGCCGAGGGGCTCACCCGCGCGATCAGGGAGATTCGCTCGCTGCGCGATTCCTTCTGGTCCGACGTGTTGGTCACCGGGACCAACGAGGAGCTCAACCAGGCTCTGGAGCGCGCGGGCCGGGTCGCGGACTTCTTCGAACTCGCCGAACTGATGTGTATCGATGCACTGCACCGCGAGGAATCCTGCGGGGCACATTTCCGCACCGAAAGCCAGACCGAAGACGGAGAAGCTCTCCGACGGGATGAGGAGTTCTCCTACGTCGCCGGGTGGGAATTCGGCGGGGACGGTTCCCCTCCGGTGCTGCACCGCGAGCACCTCGAATTCGAGAACATCAAAGTCCAGCAGAGGAGCTACACATGAACATCACGCTGCGCGTGTGGCGGCAGAAGAACCGCGACGATGTCGGCGGCATGGTGGCGTACGAGGTGGCCGACATCTCCGCTGACATGTCGTTCCTCGAGATGCTCGACGTCCTGAACGAGGACCTCACGCACCGCGGCGGGGATCCGGTTGCTTTCGATCACGACTGCCGCGAGGGCATCTGCGGCATGTGCTCGATGGTGATCAACGGCTTGGCCCACGGCCCCGAGGCACTGACCACCACCTGCCAGCTCTACATGCGCCACTTCGACGACGGCCAGGTCATCGACGTCGAGCCGTGGCGCTCAACGTCGTTCCCCATCCTCCGGGATCTCGTCGTAGATCGGAGTGCGCTGGACCGCATCATCGAAGCGGGCGGTTATATCAGCGCCCCGACGGGATCTGCACCAGCGGCGAACGCGACGCCGGTATCGAGGAAGGACGCCGAGCGCTCCTTCGACGCCGCAGCGTGCATAGGTTGCGGAGCATGCGTGGCCGCGTGTCCCAACGGTTCGGCCTCACTGTTCCTCGGCGCCAAGCTGACCCACCTCGGATCGTTGCCCCAGGGACAGCCCGAACGGGGTCGCCGCGCGCTGGCCATGGTGCGCCGACACGACGCTGAGGGCTTCGGCGGGTGCAGTCAGATCGGCGAGTGCACCGCGGTGTGCCCGGCAGGCATCCCGTTGGACATGATTTCCCAACTCAATCATGATGTCCTGGTCGAGATCTCCCACAACAAGCACCGGTAAGAGCGCACCACGCACTTTCGCAGCCCACGTTGTCCGGGACGGGTTAGGGTAAGTCGCATGGCTATTGAGGCGTCGAATACATTGGCTGACCTGGTTGTCGAGGACAGTCGCCGCGCGCGAGTTTTGGAGGGATTCGGCCTCGACTACTGCTGCGATGGCCACCGATCCCTCTCCGACGCGACGGCCGAGGCCGACCTCGACTTGGAGGAAGTGCGTAAGGCACTCGACCTTCCCGGTGACAGCGCCCAAAAGACGCTCACGTCGCGGGAGTCCGCTGATCTTGCCCACGACATCGTCGACACCCACCATGCGTACATGTGGGAGGAGATGCCGCGGCTGCAGGCGCTCGTAGAAAAGGTGCACGGGGTCCACGGCGAACGGCACCCCGAGTTGGCCCGGGTGAACGAGCTCTACACCCAGGCGGTTACCGAACTCGATCCACATATGACCAAGGAAGAGCGCTCTGTTTTTCCCGCGATAGCTCGAATGGAAAAGACCGGGATCCCCGGTGTCTCCGGAGCGCTCGCAGCCCACATCGAGGCGTTGGTCCAGGAGCACGTGGTGGTCGGCGACCTGTTCAAGGAGATCAACTCCGTGACGGGGGCCTACACGATGCCGGAAGACGGCTGCGGCTCGTACCGGGCGATGCTCGACGGGCTCCAGAAGATGGAGCTCGATCTGCACGAGCACATTCACAAGGAGAACAACATCCTCTTCCCGAAGGCGCTCGAATTCGAGCGGACCATCACCGGAACCTGAGTGTCGTCATGTCGACGGATGAGGTCAGGGACGCGTACGACGCGAACGCACAAAACGTCGTAAAGATGCTCGGCTCGAAGGTGTCCACGACAGACCCGGACCGGGCCGTCATCGAGCCGTGGGCCGACACGGTCAGAGGCCGGATTCTGGACGTGGGCTCCGGCACCGGTCGCTGGGCCGGCCACCTGGCAAGTCTCGGCCACCCGATCGACGGGCTGGAGCCTGTCGAGCGACTTGTAGATATCGCCCGCACAGCCAACCCCGCAGTAACGTTCCAGCTCGGTACAATCGACGACCTCGCCGGCTCGGATGACCGGTGGGCGGGCATTCTTGCCTGGTACTCGCTGATCCATCTGGGGCCCGACCACCTGCCGAACGCACTCGCAACCCTGCGCTCGGTGCTCGAAGATGACGGCACGATGCTCATGTCGTTCTTCTCGGGCCTGCGCCTCGAACCGTTCGATCATCCGGTGGTCACCGCATATCGATGGCCGTTGCCGGACATGGCCCGTGCCCTGAACCAGGCAGGGTTCGAGGTGATAAGCGAACGCTGGGACGGGCCGGCACCTCACGCAATCATGCTGGTACGCGCTTAGTTTCGGTCGTCGATGGCAGTGGTCGGTCGCCTCATTCGTGCTTCGGTTCCCTTGCGATGATCAACGGGCATTCGACACGATGCGACAGCGACCGACTGGTCGATCCCAACAGTAGGCCGCTGAAACCGCCTCTTCCTCTGGATCCGACGACGACGGTCTGCGCACTTTTGGAGAGTTCGAGAATTTTGCTCACGGCACTGCCATGCTCAACTATTCGATCTACGTGCACGTCCGGGTACTGCTCCTGCCATCCTGCGAGACTTTCCGACATGACGACCCATCCCGCTGCATCCTGCGCGGAGGACATTGCATCTTTGTCGCTGTCGGAGTGGATCTTCCACAATCCAACGTCCTCGGACCAGGTGTGTACGGCGACTAGGCCGGTGCCACGAAGTGATGCCTCTTCGAAGGCAGCACCTACTGCCCTACTACTGGCACTCGATCCGTCGACACCGAGGACAACGGGCCCTTCGCGCTCTCCGGATGACGGAATACCGCTGATGATCGCGACGGGGCATTCCGCTCGCTCGGATACAGCAGCACTGACCGAGCCGAGCAATTCTGCGAAATACTCACCGTTTCCCCGCGTACCCACCACTATCATTCGCGCTGAGGCAGATCGCTCGAGCAGAGTCGGAATCGCGGCGCCTACAACCACTTCGGTGGCTATAGACAAAGCGTCCGCATCCTTGGCGGTGGCCTTGGCGATGGCCGACGCCGACTCCAGACCCTTGTTCACTTCCAGTCTCATCGGTGGACCGAGCTGAGGTGGCATAGCGGCGAAAGTCGTATAGACGTCGGTGATCTGGTAAGTAGAAACCAGGGTCAACGATGCGCCACGCAGTTCCGCCGCACGCGTTGCCCAGCGGACGGCATCGAACGAAGCATTCGAGCCGTCGACACCTACGACAATGGGGCCGTTCTTATCCATATTTACTCCTCTGACAACGATCGAACTACGGAACTACGAGTACCGGACATTGGGCTCGGTGGATCAGACTCTGGCTCACGGAACCGAGAATTGCCGACGACAGGCGCCCTCGTCCACGACTACCGACCGCGATGACCTGAGCCGAAGCGGACATCGTGCCGAGTTCACGTGCCACCGAAGCACCTACCGATCGAACCTCTACCGCCACAGTCGGATACTCACTCTTGTACGGATCGGCGATGCCCTGCAGCCACTTCCGTTCAGCGTCTCGTTGGTGCTGCCGATCCACCGAGGTCCCGTAATCGAGCTCGTCTGCATCCTCGACGGCCCCCACGTGCACTGCGACGAGGTCGGCGCCCAAGGTGCGTGCCAGATCGAAAGCTGCTGCCAGAGCGCGCCGGGACGGCTGCGACCCGTCGACACCCACCACTATCGGTCCAGTCGGGTCCGCGCTCTCGTCGCGACTTTTACGCCACACCAATACTGGGCATACTGCTGCGTTGACCAACTCGATGATGGAATGTCCGAATATCAGATCACGGAGCGGACCTGTTCGACTGCCGCCGAGGATCAGCAATCTGGAATTCGTCGAAATGGACTCGATCAGGTCGGTCGCCGCGCCACCGGTGATAGAACACTCGACCTCGATCTCGGCATCGAGGTCGCGGACGATCAGAGCCGCATCGTCGAGAAATTTCCTTCCTACCCGACGCAGTTCCAACTCGAGCTGAGCGCCGGCGATGAGCACTGCAGGGTCGAACCACCTGCCGACATCAGGAAGTGCATGAACGAGTCGGATCGAAGAGTGCACGTGCTGGGCAAGTCTCGCTGCCCATTCGACGGCGTTACGATCGTCGTCCGACCCATCTACGCATACAACGATGCTGCCCTCGTAGGCAGACGGTACGTCTTCGGTCTTCAAGGCTCTCCGTTTGTCGAATCCAGTGCTATCGACGAGCCTGGACCGCTTCTTCTCACAAGAACAGAGGACAAGGTCCTTACTGCACCGGGTACCTCGTCACCCACCGTTGCGCGGGTCCACCGAAGTCTATGAACTACTCATCGTTCGAGGACCGAAGTCCCTATTCGCGCCAGCGACACACGTTCACAGTGATGCCTACGAACAAGAGACTCTAGACGCAACAGCGTCGAAGTCCGGGCCTCGAGGAGAAGGAACACTGTCATGCGCGTCCTGATTGCAACTTCGAGCCGGCACGGTTCGACACGTGAGATCGGACAGTGGCTTTCGTCCTCGCTGACCGATGCCCTACAGAATTCCGGTGTTTCGGCGACAGTGGAGGTTCGCGACGCAGCTGACGTGGACAGCATCGCCGAATACGATGCGGTGATAATCGGCAGCGCCGTCTACATGGGCCGTTGGTTGCGAGGTGCTCGATCTCTCGTCGCGCGCCAACAGCCCGAACTCGAAGCACGCCCGGTGTGGTTGTTCTCCAGCGGACCCATCGGCGCCGCCGGTAAGCCCTCGGCACCATCAGCCATGGACAAGGCATCGTGGGCGGTCGAGCACCGTGTCCTCGGAGGAAAGTTCGACCTGTCGACGCTTTCCTGGTTCGAGAGACTCGTAGTGCGGCTCATTCGAGCCGATGAGGGAGACGACCGATCACGCGAAGAGATCGATGGGTGGGCGCGCTCGATCGGCGCGACACTGGCCGAGTCCGAGCCGACGGTTCCGACACTCCCGTGACACCTTCGACGGTCCGCCCGATATCTGCTGGAATTCGTGCCGGTTGTCGGATGAACCTGTGGAGAAGTGAAGTCGCAACCGTAGAAGCGAGGCTATGCTCGATGCACTGTGCCCGATGGTCGACGGAGCGATCGTGAGAACCCTGTGAACGCAACGAACAAGCCTCCATCGACGACGGTCTGGACGAACACGGTGTTGACCGAAATCGTCGTCGGCGTCGATGGGTCGGAATCCTCCCGAGGCGCACTCGCGTGGGCGGCCGGGTTGGCACACGACGTCAAGGCAAGAATTCGGATCGTTTACGCACTGCCACAGCGAGAATCGGCGAACAGGGTGACGCGAGAGCTGCGCGCATCCAAACCACGACTCCTCGGCAAACGCCTTCTCCGGTCATCCCGCAACGAAGTCCATCGTATCGATCCCGACATCGCAGTCGACACAGTGCTGACCGACGATCCCATCGCATCGTTCCTGGGCGCGCTGTCGCACACCGCAGATTTGATCGTGATCGGAGGCAATCCTTCGAGTCCTGTTCGAGATGTCGTCTTCGGCCACCATGCAACTCGCATAGTCGCCGACGCCCGATGCCCGGTCGTCGTGTGGCGGCCGCATGCCGTCGCCCCCGCTGTGACTTCCCAGCCAGTCGTCGTCGGTGTCGACAACTCCGACTCTTCGCACGGCGCAATCCTCGGCGCATTCTGGTTCGCCGACACCTTGAAGGCTCCGCTCATGGCCCTCCACATGGTTTCATCAGGGAGCCATAGGCCGGCGACAACGGTGGATGCAGACGTACAGGAACCGAAAGAGGGATCTCTTGCTTGGCTGGGGTCTCGTGTGACGGCTACCTCCGAGCGTCATCCCTCGGTCGAGCTTCACCTGCATTGTCTCGAGGCATCGGCAGACCACGAGTTACGCAGGGCGTCCGAAACAGCGCGTCTCGTCGTCGTCGGGAGCCGAGGGCTCGGTCCTGTGGCGGGTTCGATCCGCGGCTCGGTCGGGCAATCGCTCGTACACAGTTCGCACTGTCCGATTCTGGTGGTGCGCTGAGTGAAGGCCTGGCGGGTCACCGAACAGGGCAGCGTAGACGGCAGTCCCCTGCAGTTGGTCGATGAGCACATGCCTCGACCGACGTCCGGCGAGTTGCTCATATCTGTCCAAGCGTGCGGCGTGTGCCGAACCGACCTCCACGTCGTCGAAGGCGACCTTCCAATTCATCGGCCGCACGTAGTGCCCGGCCACGAAATCGTCGGCGCGATAACAGAAGTCGGAGACAACACCGAGACCGACTTCAGCGTGGGTGACATTGTCGGAATTCCATGGCTGCGTCACACCTGTGGCAACTGCCGATTTTGTGTGAGTGGTCGCGAAAACCTTTGCAAGGCATCGTTGTACACCGGATGGGATCACAACGGTGGGTTCGCGGAATACGCGGTGGCGCCGGCCGACTATGCCTTGGCACTACCGACCGGGTACAGCACCGAAGAACTGGCACCGTTGCTGTGCGCAGGGATCATCGGATACAGCGCCCTGCGCCGAGCCGAACTCCCGCCGTCGGGGAAGCTCGGTCTGTACGGCTTCGGCGCGAGCGCACACATAGTCGCTCAGCTGGCGCAGGCCGACGGCGCTACCGTGCACGTCATGACTCGGGACCTCGGTGCCCGACAGCTCGCACTGAAGATGGGGCTCGCGTCGGCACAGGGCACCTTCGATTCACCACCGGAGAAGCTCGACGCCGCCATTGTTTTCGCGCCTATCGGTGAGGCTGTTCCGACGGCTTTGGAAGCCGTCGACTCCGGGGGAACCGTCGTACTGGCAGGCATTCACATGACCGACATTCCGCGGCTGAACTACAACCGGCATCTTTTCCACGAAAAGCGACTGCTGAGCGTCGAAGCGAATACGCGGGTCGATGCTCGACAATTCCTCGAACGCTGCCAGAGAACGCACCTGACGATCGAAACTACGGTTTACCCTTTCGACCGCGCACTGTTCGCCTTGAGGGATCTCCGCCACGGCCGTTTTGCCGGCGCTGCAGTCATCACATTCTGACGCCGTCTTTTGTAGTGCACCACGGCCTGAACACCTTCGGCCGCACACTTGGGCACAAAGTCCCTTCTCCTGGTCCGTGAGGCTGAGTCAAAATGATGATAAGAAGTCGACACCCGGTCACCGAGAAGGACAAAATTCATGACGCTCGCGCTCGTAGCCACCCTTGCCGTGGCAGCTGCTGTCGGGACTGTGCGGTTCGGCTTCCGCTCGCCTGTCATCCGAACCGCGACGCACCTCGATGGGCCCGGCACGTTGGAGGAGCTGTTCGCTGCACGCTATGCGCGCGGCGATATCGATCTGCTCCAGTATCGAACCCTTCTCGACCATGTAGCAATGCAACTCCGCGGCTGACTCCAATCCGGCTCGAGCTGTTCATGTCCACAGTTGACGGCGATGCAAGGAGGCATCGATGCATCCGAAGTCGGCGTTGACACGTCGGGTGCGTTGTGTACGGCCGGTATTGTTTTCATCGTTGCAGGATTATCGGTGGTCCTGGCTACTCGGCGATCTGCTCGCGGGACTTACACTTTTGTCGATCGCGGTGCCCGAGCAATTGGCCACTGCACGGCTGGCAGGTATGCCGCCGATCACGGGCTTCTACGCGTTCGTTGCAGGCACACTCCTGTTCGCGTTGCTCGGATCGAACCGGCAGATGTCGATCGGGGCCGATTCGACGATCGCCCCACTCTTCGCCGTCGGAATCGCCACTGCGGTATCGACCGCCCCCGGTGATTATGTGGCGTCGGTGGGAATCCTCGCGGTGATGGTGGGTGTGATCGTGGCCCTGGTGGGCCTACTGCGACTCGGATGGATTGCCG
This region of Rhodococcus sp. PAMC28707 genomic DNA includes:
- a CDS encoding aconitate hydratase, with amino-acid sequence MTSNSFGARGQLSVDGKTYEIHRIDRIEGANRLPYSLKILLENLLRNEDGHLVTADHITALAGWDAKSEANSEIQYTPARVLMQDFTGVPCVVDLVAMRDAMTELGGDPRKINPLIPAELVIDHSVIADVFARPDAFGVNAELEFERNQERYQLLRWGQQSFDDFLVVPPDTGICHQVNLEYLARVVFTREGPRGLQAYPDTLVGTDSHTPMVNGLGVLGWGVGGIEAEAAMLGQPMSMLIPQVVGLKLSGDLPEGTTATDLVLTVAELLRKVRVVGKFVDFFGPGVGNVPLATRATLGNMSPEYGSTASIFPIDDETLNYLRLTGREEHQIQLVEAYAREQGLWHDPDHVPEYSQIVELDLSTVTPSIAGPKRPQDRIPLAAASQIIHRLLAGLSQDDAVAGGLDSAGEESFPASDPVAISTRIPRDDPPRIHDHDEDPDLDDWPSNPAELIVGGQQASIDNGAVVIAAITSCTNTSNPSVMIGAALLAKNAVERGLASKPWVKTTLAPGSRVVTDYYERSGLTPYLEKLGFNLVGYGCTTCIGNSGPLIPEVSSAVAQNDLTVASVLSGNRNFEGRIHAEVQMNFLASPPLVIAYALAGTMHTDMVNDPLGHDPQGQPVFLRDIWPTTAEIKKVVDASLEASMFTKGYADVYHGDENWRGMSIPDGDQFAWQSESTYIQRPPYFDDMPVDPAPLTDIKDARVLAYLGDSVTTDHISPAGVIKSDSPAGQYLQGLGVAPADFNSYGSRRGNHNVMIRGTFANVRLRNKLVPGVEGGVTRHLPDGERHSIFDAASAYAAEGVPLIVLAGSDYGSGSSRDWAAKGTTLLGVKAVLAVSYERIHRSNLIGMGVLPLQFLDGESAESHGLTGEESYSIVGIAGADPLPREVTVSVDDGEHSRKISALVRIDTPAEEAYFIHGGILPYVLRQLLSS
- a CDS encoding succinate dehydrogenase cytochrome b subunit, whose protein sequence is MRSSVVLHAAMAVGGLIMVLFLIAHMYGNLKVFAGQEAFDGYSAYLRTILEPLLPYSGALWILRVILLISVGIHIYAAFVLWHRSRKATAGGGGWRYESTQNRRGVQRTYASFTMRWGGVTIGLFIVYHLLHLTANYIHPGGASESPYERMVNGFSIWWVVLSYVIALVALGFHLRHGIWSAFSSLGANTGASRRRHLNQLAYLITVVVIGGFLVPPLCILFGWVGP
- a CDS encoding fumarate reductase/succinate dehydrogenase flavoprotein subunit — encoded protein: MGGAVNEYFVEGDALRDTKSPDGPLAERWNKRRFEAKLVSPTNRRKLSVLIIGTGLAGGSAAATLGEAGYNVKVFCYQDSARRAHSIAAQGGINAAKDYRNDGDSVQRLFYDTVKGGDYRSRESNVYRLAQVSAAIIDQAVAQGVPFAREYGGLLDTRSFGGVQVSRTFYARGQTGQQLLLGAYQALERQIGAGTVELNTRHEMLDLIVIDGKARGVVVRDMVSGEFETHLADAVVLASGGYGNVYYLSTNAMGCNVTASWRAHRRGAYFANPCYTQIHPTCIPVSGEHQSKLTLMSESLRNDGRIWVPAAAGDERAPADIPESERDYYLERAYPAFGNLVPRDVASRAAKNQCDQGRGVGPNGLGVYLDLADAIERLGKPAIEEKYGNLFDMYFKITDEDPYKVPMRIYPAIHYTMGGLWVDYDLQSSIPGLFVIGEANFSDHGANRLGASALMQGLADGYFVLPGTINDYLARNPLPKDVDASHPSVVEAVQAVRERTARLLAVKGTRSVDSFHRELGGIVWEYCGMERDAEGLTRAIREIRSLRDSFWSDVLVTGTNEELNQALERAGRVADFFELAELMCIDALHREESCGAHFRTESQTEDGEALRRDEEFSYVAGWEFGGDGSPPVLHREHLEFENIKVQQRSYT
- a CDS encoding succinate dehydrogenase/fumarate reductase iron-sulfur subunit, whose protein sequence is MNITLRVWRQKNRDDVGGMVAYEVADISADMSFLEMLDVLNEDLTHRGGDPVAFDHDCREGICGMCSMVINGLAHGPEALTTTCQLYMRHFDDGQVIDVEPWRSTSFPILRDLVVDRSALDRIIEAGGYISAPTGSAPAANATPVSRKDAERSFDAAACIGCGACVAACPNGSASLFLGAKLTHLGSLPQGQPERGRRALAMVRRHDAEGFGGCSQIGECTAVCPAGIPLDMISQLNHDVLVEISHNKHR
- the ric gene encoding iron-sulfur cluster repair di-iron protein, which codes for MAIEASNTLADLVVEDSRRARVLEGFGLDYCCDGHRSLSDATAEADLDLEEVRKALDLPGDSAQKTLTSRESADLAHDIVDTHHAYMWEEMPRLQALVEKVHGVHGERHPELARVNELYTQAVTELDPHMTKEERSVFPAIARMEKTGIPGVSGALAAHIEALVQEHVVVGDLFKEINSVTGAYTMPEDGCGSYRAMLDGLQKMELDLHEHIHKENNILFPKALEFERTITGT